One stretch of Amycolatopsis sp. NBC_00345 DNA includes these proteins:
- a CDS encoding MbtH family protein, translated as MTNPFENPDGSYLVLVNDEGQHSLWPEFVAVPAGWTTAFGPAARQECLDHVEQNWTDLRPKSLIEAMES; from the coding sequence ATGACCAACCCCTTTGAGAACCCCGATGGCAGCTACCTGGTCCTGGTCAACGACGAGGGCCAGCACAGCCTGTGGCCCGAGTTCGTCGCCGTCCCGGCCGGCTGGACCACGGCCTTCGGCCCCGCCGCCCGTCAGGAGTGCCTTGACCACGTCGAACAGAACTGGACCGACCTGCGGCCGAAGTCGCTGATCGAGGCGATGGAATCCTGA